Proteins encoded together in one Meles meles chromosome 7, mMelMel3.1 paternal haplotype, whole genome shotgun sequence window:
- the KCNA6 gene encoding potassium voltage-gated channel subfamily A member 6 isoform X1, with amino-acid sequence MRSEKSLTLAAPGEVRGPEGEQQDAGDFPEAGGGGGCCSSERLVINISGLRFETQLRTLSLFPDTLLGDPGRRVRFFDPLRNEYFFDRNRPSFDAILYYYQSGGRLRRPVNVPLDIFLEEIRFYQLGDEALAAFREDEGCLPEGGEDEKPLPSQPFQRQVWLLFEYPESSGPARGIAIVSVLVILISIVIFCLETLPQFRADGRGGSNGVSRDSPISRGSQEEDEDEDDSYTFHPGIPPGGMVAGGSSSLSTLGGSFFTDPFFLVETLCIVWFTFELLVRFSACPSKPAFFRNIMNIIDLVAIFPYFITLGTELVQQQEQQSASGGGGQNGQQAMSLAILRVIRLVRVFRIFKLSRHSKGLQILGKTLQASMRELGLLIFFLFIGVILFSSAVYFAEADDDDSLFPSIPDAFWWAVVTMTTVGYGDMYPMTVGGKIVGSLCAIAGVLTIALPVPVIVSNFNYFYHRETEQEEQGQYTHVTCGQPTPDLKAADSGLGKPEFSETTRERRPSYLPPPHRAYAEKRMLTEV; translated from the coding sequence ATGAGGTCGGAGAAATCCCTGACGCTGGCGGCGCCGGGGGAGGTCCGTGGGCCGGAGGGGGAGCAACAGGATGCGGGAGATTTCCCGGaggccggcgggggcgggggctgctGTAGTAGTGAGCGCCTGGTGATCAATATCTCCGGGCTGCGCTTCGAGACGCAACTGCGCACCCTGTCGCTGTTTCCCGACACGCTGCTGGGAGACCCCGGTCGCAGAGTCCGCTTCTTCGACCCCCTGAGGAACGAGTACTTCTTCGACCGCAACCGGCCCAGCTTCGACGCCATCCTCTACTACTACCAGTCCGGGGGCCGGCTGCGGAGGCCGGTCAACGTGCCCCTGGACATCTTCCTAGAGGAGATTCGCTTCTACCAGCTGGGGGACGAGGCCCTGGCGGCCTTCCGGGAGGACGAGGGCTGCCTGCCCGAGGGTGGCGAGGACGAGAAGCCACTGCCCTCCCAACCCTTTCAGCGCCAGGTCTGGCTTCTCTTCGAGTACCCTGAGAGCTCAGGCCCCGCCAGGGGCATCGCCATCGTCTCCGTGTTGGTCATTCTTATCTCCATCGTCATCTTTTGCTTGGAGACCTTGCCCCAGTTCCGTGCAGATGGTCGAGGTGGAAGCAATGGTGTGAGCAGAGACTCCCCAATTTCCAGGGGTAGTCAAGAGGAAGACGAGGATGAAGATGATTCCTATACCTTTCATCCTGGCATACCCCCAGGAGGCATGGTGGCAGGGGGCTCCTCCTCACTAAGTACTCTTGGGGGCTCCTTCTTTACTGACCCGTTCTTTCTGGTGGAGACCCTGTGCATAGTTTGGTTCACTTTTGAGCTCCTGGTTCGCTTTTCTGCCTGTCCCAGCAAGCCAGCCTTCTTCCGCAACATCATGAACATCATTGACTTGGTGGCCATCTTCCCCTACTTCATCACCCTGGGCACTGAGCTGgtgcagcagcaggagcagcagtcAGCCAGTGGAGGGGGCGGCCAGAATGGGCAACAGGCCATGTCCCTGGCCATCCTCAGAGTGATCCGCCTGGTCCGGGTGTTCCGCATCTTCAAGCTGTCCCGCCACTCCAAGGGGCTGCAGATCCTGGGCAAGACCTTGCAGGCCTCCATGCGGGAGCTGGGGCTgctcatcttcttcctcttcatcgGAGTCATCCTCTTCTCCAGTGCCGTCTATTTCGCAGAGGCTGATGATGATGATTCACTCTTTCCCAGCATCCCCGATGCCTTCTGGTGGGCAGTGGTGACAATGACCACGGTAGGTTATGGAGACATGTACCCCATGACGGTGGGGGGCAAGATCGTGGGCTCGCTGTGTGCCATCGCTGGGGTCCTCACCATCGCCCTGCCTGTGCCCGTTATTGTCTCCAACTTCAACTACTTCTACCAcagggagacagagcaggaggaGCAAGGCCAGTATACCCATGTCACTTGTGGGCAGCCTACACCAGACCTGAAGGCCGCCGACAGTGGACTTGGCAAGCCTGAATTCTCCGAGACCACTCGGGAACGGAGACCCAGTTACCTTCCCCCTCCACATCGGGCATATGCAGAGAAAAGGATGCTCACTGAGGTTTGA
- the KCNA6 gene encoding potassium voltage-gated channel subfamily A member 6 isoform X2: protein MRSEKSLTLAAPGEVRGPEGEQQDAGDFPEAGGGGGCCSSERLVINISGLRFETQLRTLSLFPDTLLGDPGRRVRFFDPLRNEYFFDRNRPSFDAILYYYQSGGRLRRPVNVPLDIFLEEIRFYQLGDEALAAFREDEGCLPEGGEDEKPLPSQPFQRQVWLLFEYPESSGPARGIAIVSVLVILISIVIFCLETLPQFRADGRGGSNGVSRDSPISRGSQEEDEDEDDSYTFHPGIPPGGMVAGGSSSLSTLGGSFFTDPFFLVETLCIVWFTFELLVRFSACPSKPAFFRNIMNIIDLVAIFPYFITLGTELVQQQEQQSASGGGGQNGQQAMSLAILRVIRLVRVFRIFKLSRHSKGLQILGKTLQASMRELGLLIFFLFIGVILFSSAVYFAEADDDDSLFPSIPDAFWWAVVTMTTGKRWQQQGDLHIHFW, encoded by the coding sequence ATGAGGTCGGAGAAATCCCTGACGCTGGCGGCGCCGGGGGAGGTCCGTGGGCCGGAGGGGGAGCAACAGGATGCGGGAGATTTCCCGGaggccggcgggggcgggggctgctGTAGTAGTGAGCGCCTGGTGATCAATATCTCCGGGCTGCGCTTCGAGACGCAACTGCGCACCCTGTCGCTGTTTCCCGACACGCTGCTGGGAGACCCCGGTCGCAGAGTCCGCTTCTTCGACCCCCTGAGGAACGAGTACTTCTTCGACCGCAACCGGCCCAGCTTCGACGCCATCCTCTACTACTACCAGTCCGGGGGCCGGCTGCGGAGGCCGGTCAACGTGCCCCTGGACATCTTCCTAGAGGAGATTCGCTTCTACCAGCTGGGGGACGAGGCCCTGGCGGCCTTCCGGGAGGACGAGGGCTGCCTGCCCGAGGGTGGCGAGGACGAGAAGCCACTGCCCTCCCAACCCTTTCAGCGCCAGGTCTGGCTTCTCTTCGAGTACCCTGAGAGCTCAGGCCCCGCCAGGGGCATCGCCATCGTCTCCGTGTTGGTCATTCTTATCTCCATCGTCATCTTTTGCTTGGAGACCTTGCCCCAGTTCCGTGCAGATGGTCGAGGTGGAAGCAATGGTGTGAGCAGAGACTCCCCAATTTCCAGGGGTAGTCAAGAGGAAGACGAGGATGAAGATGATTCCTATACCTTTCATCCTGGCATACCCCCAGGAGGCATGGTGGCAGGGGGCTCCTCCTCACTAAGTACTCTTGGGGGCTCCTTCTTTACTGACCCGTTCTTTCTGGTGGAGACCCTGTGCATAGTTTGGTTCACTTTTGAGCTCCTGGTTCGCTTTTCTGCCTGTCCCAGCAAGCCAGCCTTCTTCCGCAACATCATGAACATCATTGACTTGGTGGCCATCTTCCCCTACTTCATCACCCTGGGCACTGAGCTGgtgcagcagcaggagcagcagtcAGCCAGTGGAGGGGGCGGCCAGAATGGGCAACAGGCCATGTCCCTGGCCATCCTCAGAGTGATCCGCCTGGTCCGGGTGTTCCGCATCTTCAAGCTGTCCCGCCACTCCAAGGGGCTGCAGATCCTGGGCAAGACCTTGCAGGCCTCCATGCGGGAGCTGGGGCTgctcatcttcttcctcttcatcgGAGTCATCCTCTTCTCCAGTGCCGTCTATTTCGCAGAGGCTGATGATGATGATTCACTCTTTCCCAGCATCCCCGATGCCTTCTGGTGGGCAGTGGTGACAATGACCACG